From Candidatus Bathyarchaeota archaeon, a single genomic window includes:
- a CDS encoding TGS domain-containing protein, with the protein ISGENSLEDIENAILENKKIYKSAIIIANKLDIKVEQNSKILKDKAFRKIPIVAVSCDTKKNTDEIGKLIFRSLEIIRIYTKEPGGEASVDMPFIMKNGSSVIKVAKEIHSDLFENFRYARIWGSSSKYPGEKVGRTHTLKDEDIVEVHTK; encoded by the coding sequence GAATTTCAGGTGAAAATTCATTAGAGGATATTGAAAATGCAATACTCGAGAATAAGAAGATCTATAAATCAGCAATTATTATCGCTAATAAATTAGATATCAAAGTTGAACAGAATTCTAAGATACTAAAAGATAAGGCATTTAGAAAAATCCCTATTGTAGCGGTCTCTTGTGATACTAAAAAAAATACTGATGAAATTGGTAAATTGATCTTTAGATCTTTGGAAATAATAAGAATATATACCAAAGAGCCTGGAGGAGAAGCTTCTGTGGATATGCCATTTATTATGAAGAATGGCAGTTCAGTAATTAAAGTTGCAAAAGAAATTCATAGCGATCTTTTTGAAAACTTTAGATACGCTCGTATCTGGGGTTCAAGTAGCAAGTATCCAGGGGAGAAAGTGGGTAGAACACATACTTTGAAAGACGAGGATATTGTTGAAGTACATACTAAATAA
- a CDS encoding ferredoxin family protein, translating into MVKVEVDHAKCNGDSVCIGVCPVAVFEMQDVSGEQKAVVVNNDACIVCRACEIQCPTQAITVTE; encoded by the coding sequence ATGGTTAAAGTCGAAGTTGACCACGCAAAATGTAACGGAGATAGTGTTTGTATAGGTGTTTGTCCAGTTGCCGTTTTCGAGATGCAGGATGTTTCGGGTGAGCAAAAGGCTGTGGTTGTGAACAATGATGCTTGTATAGTCTGCAGAGCTTGCGAAATCCAATGCCCGACACAAGCGATTACTGTTACTGAATAG
- a CDS encoding carbohydrate ABC transporter permease, protein MVKKKTSERIGSLTRYIVALGAIFFALFPVFWMVGISLKPPDEWITREVIWFPQNPTIDNYLPLFFTAEQLGLFVWTAVSQTAVKSIQNSLIAGLGGTAVALFIGTTAAYAMSRYKAGGNFMPYLFLTFRMLPPMAIIVPLVIWFTTLNMIDNIVGLILLYGLFPMPFVVWLMRSFFDEIPVEIDEAALIDGCTPLQTFVQVILPLVRAGLAVTGLFIFILNWSDLLVALTMTRKEAITATVQLGSYMAETGQLYGVMAALGIILLVPPVIMGLAIQRYLVRGFTFGAIKG, encoded by the coding sequence ATGGTCAAAAAGAAAACTAGTGAAAGAATTGGTTCATTAACTAGATATATTGTAGCTTTAGGGGCCATATTTTTTGCGCTATTTCCTGTATTTTGGATGGTAGGTATATCTTTAAAGCCACCTGATGAATGGATTACACGTGAAGTAATTTGGTTCCCACAAAATCCAACTATAGATAACTATTTACCACTCTTCTTCACAGCTGAGCAATTAGGTTTGTTTGTTTGGACAGCTGTATCACAAACAGCAGTGAAATCCATCCAAAATAGTCTAATTGCTGGTTTAGGCGGCACTGCAGTAGCTCTATTCATTGGTACTACAGCCGCTTATGCGATGTCAAGATACAAAGCTGGCGGAAACTTCATGCCATACTTATTCCTGACTTTTAGGATGTTACCTCCAATGGCGATAATAGTTCCTTTAGTAATATGGTTCACTACTCTTAACATGATTGACAATATAGTGGGATTGATATTATTGTATGGCCTATTTCCGATGCCATTTGTCGTATGGTTAATGAGGAGCTTTTTCGATGAAATTCCAGTTGAGATAGATGAAGCAGCCCTCATAGACGGTTGTACACCACTACAAACCTTTGTTCAAGTTATCTTGCCACTAGTTAGAGCTGGTTTGGCTGTTACAGGCTTATTTATATTCATACTAAATTGGAGCGATCTGTTAGTCGCATTGACAATGACTCGTAAAGAAGCTATTACAGCAACAGTACAACTAGGTAGTTATATGGCTGAGACAGGACAGTTATATGGAGTAATGGCAGCTCTTGGAATTATATTGCTTGTTCCGCCAGTTATTATGGGATTGGCTATTCAGAGATATCTTGTTAGAGGATTCACATTCGGCGCCATTAAAGGCTAA
- a CDS encoding M20 family metallopeptidase: MSEIRKVVTNEIDKGKERYCELSKKLHQNPELGLREYKAAKLLTSELEKNGFKIENCFMKIETAFKGEFEGNAESPTIALLAEYDALPEIGHGCGHNFIAISTLAAALAISKVMRNLDGKLIIIGTPDEEGTAKGSKDSKSKVKMVNNGVFDNIDAVIEIHPYSKNAIDAKFLALDAIEIIFRGKAAHAAASPEKGINALDAVIQTFNGINALRQHLRQDHRIHGIVTDGGKAPNIVPEKAAAFFYVRSADREYSDLLLKRIKACAEGAASATGAKLTFKILPNSLESMKTNITLSRIFEKNLRNLGSEIEELQEHEGKGSSDIGNVSQVVPTIHPFVSVGSKNVVLHSREFAEAIVSKSGLESMITASKAIAMTCVELFDNHKIIEEAKKEFQN, translated from the coding sequence TTGTCTGAAATAAGGAAAGTCGTCACAAATGAAATCGATAAGGGAAAGGAAAGATATTGCGAACTATCTAAGAAATTACATCAAAATCCAGAATTAGGTCTAAGGGAGTACAAAGCTGCAAAGCTTCTAACATCGGAGCTTGAAAAGAATGGTTTCAAAATTGAGAATTGTTTCATGAAAATAGAGACGGCTTTTAAAGGAGAATTTGAAGGCAATGCAGAATCCCCAACCATAGCTTTATTAGCCGAATATGATGCTCTGCCCGAAATTGGGCATGGATGTGGACATAATTTTATTGCAATAAGTACTTTAGCTGCTGCTCTAGCAATATCAAAAGTAATGAGAAATCTTGATGGCAAGTTGATAATAATCGGCACTCCAGATGAAGAAGGCACTGCAAAAGGTAGTAAAGATTCGAAATCTAAAGTAAAAATGGTCAATAATGGTGTATTTGATAATATAGATGCTGTTATCGAAATACATCCATACTCAAAAAATGCAATTGATGCAAAATTTCTAGCCTTGGATGCCATAGAAATTATCTTTAGAGGAAAGGCGGCTCATGCAGCTGCATCTCCTGAAAAGGGAATAAATGCTTTAGACGCTGTAATCCAGACTTTTAATGGAATAAATGCACTACGGCAACATTTGAGGCAAGATCATCGAATTCATGGTATTGTTACTGATGGTGGTAAAGCACCTAATATAGTTCCAGAGAAAGCAGCAGCATTTTTCTATGTAAGATCTGCTGATAGAGAATATAGTGACTTGCTCTTAAAACGAATTAAAGCATGCGCTGAAGGGGCTGCTTCAGCAACTGGAGCAAAATTGACTTTTAAGATACTTCCAAATTCGCTCGAAAGCATGAAAACAAATATTACGTTGTCTAGGATATTTGAAAAGAACCTCAGAAATCTGGGTTCGGAAATTGAAGAATTACAAGAGCATGAAGGAAAAGGTTCATCTGACATTGGTAATGTAAGTCAAGTCGTTCCTACAATTCATCCATTTGTATCAGTTGGATCGAAAAATGTTGTGCTTCATTCAAGGGAATTTGCAGAAGCAATAGTATCAAAAAGTGGATTAGAATCTATGATAACCGCCTCAAAAGCTATTGCTATGACTTGTGTAGAATTATTTGATAATCATAAGATAATTGAGGAGGCAAAAAAAGAGTTCCAAAATTGA
- the pyrI gene encoding aspartate carbamoyltransferase regulatory subunit, which yields MLRKVELYAKKIRNGTVIDHISSGYALDVLKILKITGKENHVLCIVMNVPSKKFSKKDMVKIEDWELKPKDADKIALISPYATINIIREYDVVDKKSVNLPKVIKGIVKCNNTSCISNSREPLEPMFHVRKSEPLIMQCHYCSRIMEKEDILERF from the coding sequence TTGTTACGTAAGGTTGAATTATATGCAAAGAAAATTCGGAATGGAACAGTAATAGATCATATAAGTTCTGGATATGCTCTTGACGTTCTTAAAATTCTTAAAATAACTGGGAAAGAGAATCACGTATTATGTATTGTGATGAATGTTCCAAGTAAAAAATTTAGCAAAAAGGATATGGTGAAAATTGAGGACTGGGAGCTAAAACCCAAAGATGCTGATAAAATTGCTTTGATTTCTCCTTATGCTACCATTAACATAATCAGAGAGTATGATGTAGTAGATAAAAAAAGTGTGAATTTGCCTAAAGTAATTAAGGGCATAGTAAAATGCAATAATACCTCTTGTATTTCTAATTCAAGAGAACCATTAGAACCTATGTTCCATGTCAGAAAAAGTGAACCTCTTATTATGCAATGCCATTATTGTAGTAGAATAATGGAAAAAGAAGATATTCTTGAACGATTCTAA
- a CDS encoding sugar ABC transporter permease, whose product MAGLRDWITIPDKFKNLLIMPVQFTMNIVAMPAFALAWYVGFTNWSPAAGDWWEANFVLFDNFIKLAGDQYFIGAILRTLLIVGICVPIEFALGFLLAYVLSGDFIGKKAVITIILVPMMVVPAVGGYIFYLMFLEYGPVNALLSIVTGTDFRIAWFNQPITALISIMLTDIWQWTPFMFLIFISSMLALPQDPINAAYVLGASRGYTFRRVMLPMLRTPIMIALILRSIEAFKIFDYVYMMTKGGPGYTTQTISMYLYEWGFKYIRFGYVTAASLLIFITMAIIGWYASKPLRGVK is encoded by the coding sequence ATGGCAGGTCTGCGCGACTGGATTACAATACCTGATAAATTTAAGAATCTATTAATAATGCCAGTTCAATTTACTATGAATATTGTAGCTATGCCGGCATTCGCATTAGCATGGTATGTAGGTTTTACTAATTGGTCTCCTGCAGCTGGAGATTGGTGGGAGGCTAATTTTGTGCTATTTGATAACTTTATCAAATTGGCAGGTGATCAATATTTTATAGGTGCAATTCTTAGGACATTGTTAATTGTCGGTATTTGTGTCCCAATAGAATTTGCACTAGGCTTTTTATTAGCATATGTACTTTCAGGAGACTTTATTGGAAAGAAAGCTGTCATAACAATAATTCTTGTTCCTATGATGGTAGTTCCTGCAGTAGGTGGTTACATATTCTATTTAATGTTCCTTGAATATGGACCAGTTAATGCACTTTTGAGCATAGTTACAGGAACAGATTTTAGAATCGCATGGTTCAATCAACCGATTACTGCACTAATATCAATAATGCTTACGGACATTTGGCAGTGGACCCCATTTATGTTTCTTATATTCATATCAAGTATGCTTGCACTACCACAAGATCCTATTAATGCCGCTTATGTACTGGGTGCATCTCGTGGATATACCTTTAGACGTGTAATGTTACCTATGTTGAGAACTCCAATCATGATAGCATTAATTCTTCGATCAATAGAAGCTTTTAAGATATTCGATTATGTTTACATGATGACAAAAGGTGGGCCAGGGTATACAACACAGACGATATCGATGTATCTCTACGAATGGGGATTCAAGTATATCCGATTTGGCTATGTTACGGCTGCAAGTCTTTTAATATTCATAACAATGGCGATCATTGGATGGTACGCTTCCAAACCTTTGAGGGGTGTCAAGTAG
- a CDS encoding extracellular solute-binding protein, whose translation MQKDEKYDVSRRSFLKTVGTAVVGLAVGAGVGYGVYPTINPSGAEKTVTVTTGEGPGGITSIPVEGKEPHERLMNAMKFVAERDDLKGKNLVLMHPGGGSASYDAVKDEFESETGVIFEHSEVPLNEIFDKAMLEAVSKAGEYDLFSIQPMMIADMAESGLITPLDDYVKWFDNRFHGMPDGYVYPLDHIMAEYEGKIYAAVQDGDIFLNYINTDMLNDTTEQDGFEQQYGYPLMAPKTWEEYIQMGEFFNRPDEDRYGITELRSAERGYIKWFGYYSCRKYPSMLPFDEDMNALLNTEEGIKATELFLEALKYMPSETPSWDFQPVNYAFASGNVFLNYNFPSAANFFNTPDTSNIVGRYTVDVVPGAYVEGPGGKEILLRRTVQGAGWSIPVSNYSKMKDFAALYAMWLTSPEKAVIASSAKASWMDPCRYNQLGPNADPREQAARGARTLEVTLTSAQITVPVICGVRGGFEYNTTLSRNLHATQLGTMDAAECMERTAKEWDEITDRIGREEQVAAWIDYMKYYPTAIL comes from the coding sequence ATGCAAAAAGACGAAAAATATGACGTATCAAGAAGAAGCTTTCTAAAGACTGTTGGTACTGCAGTTGTTGGCTTGGCAGTAGGTGCAGGGGTTGGCTATGGAGTTTATCCAACAATCAATCCATCTGGAGCTGAGAAGACAGTCACTGTAACCACTGGAGAAGGACCAGGAGGAATCACTTCTATTCCAGTTGAAGGTAAGGAGCCCCATGAAAGATTAATGAACGCAATGAAATTTGTGGCTGAAAGAGATGACTTAAAAGGAAAGAATTTAGTGCTAATGCATCCTGGAGGAGGTTCAGCATCTTACGATGCAGTTAAAGATGAATTTGAGAGCGAAACAGGTGTGATATTCGAGCACTCTGAAGTGCCTTTGAATGAGATATTTGATAAGGCAATGTTGGAGGCGGTCAGTAAAGCTGGGGAGTACGATCTATTTAGTATACAACCTATGATGATTGCTGATATGGCTGAATCTGGATTAATAACTCCTCTTGATGATTATGTAAAATGGTTTGACAATCGTTTCCACGGAATGCCAGACGGGTATGTATATCCACTTGATCATATAATGGCAGAGTATGAAGGAAAAATATATGCGGCTGTACAAGATGGCGACATATTTCTGAACTACATTAATACCGATATGCTTAATGATACCACTGAGCAAGATGGTTTTGAACAACAATACGGATATCCATTAATGGCCCCAAAAACTTGGGAAGAATACATTCAAATGGGAGAGTTCTTCAATAGACCTGATGAAGATAGATATGGGATTACTGAACTAAGGAGTGCTGAGAGAGGTTACATCAAGTGGTTTGGATATTATTCATGTCGCAAATATCCAAGCATGTTACCATTTGATGAAGATATGAATGCTTTGCTTAACACAGAAGAAGGGATAAAGGCGACTGAATTATTCCTTGAAGCCCTAAAATACATGCCTTCTGAAACTCCATCATGGGATTTCCAGCCTGTTAATTATGCTTTTGCCAGCGGTAATGTTTTCCTGAACTACAACTTCCCATCGGCTGCTAACTTTTTTAATACTCCTGACACCTCGAACATAGTCGGCCGTTATACAGTAGACGTCGTTCCAGGTGCCTATGTTGAAGGACCTGGTGGCAAAGAAATTTTGCTCAGACGAACAGTTCAAGGTGCTGGTTGGAGTATTCCTGTTAGTAACTATTCTAAAATGAAGGACTTTGCTGCACTCTATGCTATGTGGCTAACTAGCCCTGAGAAAGCAGTTATCGCATCTTCTGCAAAAGCCTCTTGGATGGACCCATGTAGGTATAATCAGCTTGGACCTAATGCTGATCCCAGGGAACAGGCCGCAAGAGGGGCTCGAACACTTGAAGTCACCTTGACTTCTGCACAAATAACCGTTCCAGTTATTTGTGGAGTTAGAGGTGGTTTTGAGTATAACACTACACTTAGCAGGAACTTGCATGCAACTCAGTTGGGTACAATGGATGCAGCGGAATGTATGGAAAGAACCGCTAAAGAATGGGACGAAATAACAGACCGGATCGGACGGGAAGAGCAAGTAGCAGCCTGGATCGATTACATGAAGTATTATCCAACTGCGATTTTGTAG